From Microcaecilia unicolor chromosome 11, aMicUni1.1, whole genome shotgun sequence, the proteins below share one genomic window:
- the YIF1A gene encoding protein YIF1A, whose product MAAAAGAGAYHQQGHGGQGSKHRLRGAGQHFGDPNQLFDDTSASAPPQPGGYSSQGIDMGFHVNTIFSDPMTNVAMAYGSSIATQGKDIVNKEINRFVSINKLKYFFTVDTTYVMKKLALLMFPYMHQNWEVRYSRDVPLTPRYDINAPDLYIPTMAFITYILLAGMALGIQKRFSPEVLGLCASTALVWVIIEVLALLLTLYLVTVQSDLSTFDLLAYSGYKYVGMILTVLSGLLFGSDGYYVTLAWTSCALMYFIVRSLRMKILSTLGSDDMVTHSARNRMRMYVTLATAAFQPLIIYWLTFHLV is encoded by the exons ATGGCGGCTGCGGCGGGGGCTGGGGCATACCACCAACAGGGCCACGGCGGGCAAG GCTCCAAACACAGGTTGCGGGGTGCTGGCCAGCACTTTGGGGACCCCAATCAGCTGTTTGATGATACCAGCGCCAGTGCCCCACCTCAGCCTGGGGGTTACTCCAGTCAGGGTATCGACATGGGTTTCCACGTGAATACCATCTTCAGTGACCCCATGACCAACGTGGCTATGGCCTACGGCTCTTCTATTGCCACCCAGGGAAAAGACATTGTGAACAAGGAG ATAAATCGATTTGTATCAATCAACAAACTGAAGTACTTCTTCACTGTGGACACGACATACGTGATGAAGAAACTGGCACTTCTCATGTTCCCGTACATGCATCAG AATTGGGAAGTGCGCTACAGCCGGGATGTTCCGCTCACCCCACGCTATGACATCAACGCCCCAGACCTATACATCCCCA CTATGGCGTTTATCACTTACATACTGCTGGCTGGGATGGCCCTGGGCATACAGAAAAG GTTCTCCCCAGAGGTGCTGGGTCTCTGTGCCAGCACAGCTTTGGTCTGGGTGATCATTGAAGTCTTGGCCCTGCTTTTGACGCTGTATCTGGTGACAGTACAGAGTGACCTGAGCACTTTTGACTTGCTTGCTTACAGTGGCTATAAGTATGTGGG GATGATCCTGACTGTCCTTAGTGGCCTCCTGTTTGGTAGTGATGGATATTACGTGACTCTGGCGTGGACCTCGTGTGCTCTCATGTACTTTATA GTGCGCTCCTTGCGGATGAAGATCCTATCCACCCTCGGCTCGGATGACATGGTCACCCACAGCGCCCGCAATCGTATGCGCATGTATGTCACACTGGCTACCGCTGCTTTCCAGCCTCTCATCATCTACTGGCTGACATTTCACCTTGTTTGA